The sequence GAATTGTTGCCCTTGTTGATGAATAGCCGTTTGTGCTGCCCGCTCTAAATGTAAAAGGTGTGGGAAAACTTCCTTCAAACGACGCATCGGTTCATAAACATCCCCCACATCAGTGAGTGTTATTTGTAAATAATCATCCACAGGTCCAAAAGCAGTCGGTTCAGCTAATAAAGCTGCCATCTCGGCTTTGACTAGACGCATGTCTCGTTGAGGGTGTAAAGGAACTTCACGCATCTGCAACTCTCCCTTTTGCGGGACAGTGATAATGCGAACACTTTTTTGATCCTTTACTTCGGAAAAAGAATATTTCAATAATGAACCAGAATAACTCACCGTCCCTTGAGGTAGGGTGTCTGTGGTTATTTTTCCTAAAGCATGTGGGCGATGTAAATGACCTAGAGCAGTATAATCAAATGCTTTAAATAGTTTTGCACTCACAGCATCAACACCCCCCATTGCTAATGGGCGTTCTGATTCGCTTGGTTCAGCGCCAGTTACGAATAGATGTGCCATTGCAATTTGACGTTTAGAGCGATCCATTAGTGGTTCAATCTGTTCAATAATCCGTCGCATCGCAGCTTCTTGCGTACGAATGGTACTGTCTTCAAAGTAGGCAGCCGCTTCGAGATTTTCAAAAAAAGGAATTAACCAAAATTGCACATCGCCAATGGTAACAGGTTTAAAAATTTGACTGATTTGAGTGGTCAAATAAAAACCATTTTTCTGATACCAACTGCTACCAAAATTTAAACGATTGCTACTATCATGATTTCCACTAATTGCGACAATCGGAATTTTAAGTTCTAAGTTAATCGTTGCTAACGTCTCATTTAAAAGTTCGACTGCTTCCAAAGGTGGAATAGCACGATCGTATAAATCACCTGCAATCATTAAAACATCAGCAGCTTCATCCTTAAGCAATTCAACGAGTTGTTGCAGTTGATAGGCCTGATCCTCAGTCAATGATTGTCCGGAAACGATTTTACCGAGATGCCAATCAGCTGTATGTACAATTTTCATTCTTGTCTCGTCCTTTCTGTATCTCTGTAATAGTCTAATTATACACTAAAAAAAGCTATTGCCCTCCCTTTTCTACACAATAAACAGTGTGAGGCATATCTATTTGTCTATAATGTTTTATAATCGTCTTAATTGGTGTCATCTGATTGCGTAACGCTACTGCCTGCGAGGCCCTATTTGTATCGCGAATAATTGAAAATACTTTATCAGCTCCCAATCTTTTAAAAGCATATTTTTTACACGCTATTGCAGCTTCAGTGGCAAAACCTTGATGCCAATAGTCGGCATTAAATAAGTAACCGACCTCTAATAAATGTTCACCTTCAACTTCTTGCCAGGTCAAACCACATTGTCCGATAAAGCGTCCATTTTCTTTTAAAATAACTGCCCATAATCCAATACCGTGATCACGGTAATTGCGTTGTTGTTTTGCTAACCAGTCTGAAACTTCTGTATCGTTAAACGCTCCTTCGTAGGCAGTCATTACTTTATCATCCTGTAATATTAAACATAAATCAGTGAAATCCTTCGTTGTCATTTCTCTTAAAAAAAGTCTTTCTGTGGTTATCATTTGCTCACATCCTTAACTATAATGATACTAGAAGGTACTATTTCCGTTTGTTTTCCCCCTAGCATTAGACCATTTGTGTAATAAATATTAACTTAAACCCTTTTCAATTAGCTGATAACCCTCTATAATTAATAAAGAAGTCTTTGAAAATCAATCGACAGGAGTGTCCTATCATGTTTTATAATTTTGCAAGATCTATTATTGCTTTTTGTCTCCTTGTAATTAATGGACGTTATACTGTCCAAAACAGAGACAAAGTAATTCCTACACCATTCGTACTTGTTTCACCTCACACATCGTGGCTTGAAATTTTGTACTTAGGTGTAACAATCAAACCGATAAAAATTCATTTTATGGCTAAAGAAGAACTCTTTCATAACAAATTATTTGGTAAAGTTTTACGCGGTTTAAAAGCATTTCCCGTCAATCGTACAAACCCTGGACCAAGCGCACTTAAAGTCCCTGTTAAGTTGTTAAAAGATGGTAATGTTCTTGGTATTTTCCCTTCAGGTACACGTAAAAACACTCACAACCAATTAAAACGTGGGGCTGTTACAATTGCTAAAATGGCCAAGGTACCGATTGTACCTGCTTATTACGATGGTCCTCAAAATGTGAAAGATTGGTTTAAACGCCATAAAGTTACGATTCGTTATGGTGAACCTATCTATATGGATGATGCTAAAACAAAAGAAGCACTTGAAGAAAAATCATTGTTATTAGTCGCTGCCTTTGAGAAACTTCGTTTAGAGGTTGAAGCCTCTAAAAAACAAAAATAGTATAAAAAGAATCATCCGCTATAATGGCAGATGATTCTTTTTTTGCAAAATAAACGTTAAAATTTCCGGCTGCTTCCACCGCCGCCGCTTGAACCGCCGCCTCCAAACGAGCCTCCTCCACCAAAACCGCCGCCAGATCCGCCGCCGAAGCCGCCTCCTGAACCACCACCACGGTTGTTGTTACTGAGTAGTGATAATATCCATAAAATAGTACCGACGTTATTGCCGCCTCCTGAACCGCCTTTTCCACCTCGACCACTAAAAAGTGCGAGTAGGATAACAATTAACAGGATAGCAATACCAATACCGCCACCAAAACCAGAAGAATTATCTTCTGATACACTCGTATCGACATCATAACCAGCAAAAATAGTATCGTTATTAAACTCATATTCTTTATTAACTTTTACTGCTACTTCTGTAAAGATACCTTTTAACGCTTTGTCAAAATCATCACTTTTCAAAGCAGCCATATTGTTATCCAAAATGGCACCTGTTCCGCTATCTGTGAGCGCACCTTCGAGCCCGTATCCTACTTCGATATGGATATTACGATCCCCTTTTGAGAACAGTATCAACACACCATTATCTGTTGCTTTATTTCCTATTTTCCATTTTTCAAATAGTTTAACAGCATAATCGTTAATCTCTTGACCTTGTAGACTGTCAACTGTTGCTACCACAATTTGTGGTTTTTCTTTGGTTGATTCATAATTCTTGTTGACATCAATCATGTATTTAGTCGTATCTGTTGTTAGAATCCCTGCTTCATCAGATACATAAAAAGCCTTTGTTGGTTCAGGATATTTAACAGCTGCATGAACGACTGGTAACGTCACAAATGATGTTAACATTATCAAAAGGATACTTACTAAAAAGAGCGGATGGTTTAATTTCCGCATAACGAGACACCTCCCAGTGACTTTAATTAGTCGAGATCAACGGTTGGTGCTTTGTCTGCTCCAGCTGTCGCTTCGAAGAATTTCATTTTCTCAAAACCAAACATTCCCGCAACAATTGAACCTGGGAAACGTTTTGTTTTGGCATTGTAATCTTTAACGACTTTATTATAACGATCACGTTCAACTGAAATACGGTTTTCTGTACCCGCTAACTCGTCCATTAATTTTGTAACATTTTCATTTGATTTTAAATCAGGATAATTCTCTGTGACTACTAACAAACGTGAAAGTGCGCTATCTAACTGATTACTAGCTTCAACCTTTTCATTTGTTGATTTCGCAGAACCATACTGAGTACGTGCTTCAGCAATTTGACCAAAGACTTCTTTTTCTTGTTTCATACTTCCTTTAACACTGTTTACTAGGTTAGGAATTAAATCAAAACGACGTTGTAATTTAGAATCAACGTTTGCCCATTGTTCTTCGACATCATTTTGTACAGTCACCAAACTATTGTAAGTACTCACAACTGGAATAGCTACAACTGCTAAAATAGCAACAATAATAATACCTATTTTCATCCAACTTTTCACTTTTCATTCCCCATTTCATTTCATCTAAATTAGTTACTATCCGACTAGTTTAATTATACACTAAAGTAAAAGTAGTTATCAATTGGATATCTTTTTATACTACACATTGCTATACTATCTACAATAGTTAAAAAATCATTTTCAGTAAATAACACTTGTAATAGAAGTAATGAAGAAACCGTATGTTTTTCTCATCAACTAGTACAAAAAGTCATAGTCACTTAAATAATGTTGAAGCTAAAAGGGGGTTGATAGAATGATCGCTAATATTATTGGTCCAATAATTGTTTTTCTTTCAATTACTGTAGGTGTTTTTGGACTTTTACTAATTATCATTAGTCTTTTTTCAAAAACAAAACTTTCTAAATATGGGCTAATTTGTATAATTGTCGGTATTTTGATGTATGCTGCGACATTTTTGTTCAACCTACTAGATTCCAGTCATTGCTGAAAAGTAATATGAAAAATAGACTGCTGATTTTCGATTAAATATCAAAAATAGACTGCTGATTTTCGATTAAATATCAAAAATCAACAGTCTAATTAAGTTTAGTTAATATAATAGAAGCACATTAATATTAGGGGGTAATGCTAGATCAGTTGTTTCTTTAACGTACAAAGTCAAACAGTATCAAATTAAGCATGCTGTTCTCATATTTTGTAAATTAAGAAATATAAGACTTCAAATAAATGCTATATTGCCTCTTTTATAAGTCCCCTATTTAATATGAACTCTATCTTATAAAAAGTCCGGATTTCTTTGGGGTACTAACGAGATCAACTATTAATTAACATGCTGAAATTCCGATTAATGTGAAGAATGGGACTGCGAAGAACCCAAGGATCGCTGCTGTAAACATTTGAACACCTCCTTTTTAACTTTTTTATAATTATTAACAAAATTTAATTGATGCTAATCCACCGACTAAAAGTAATGGTGCTGCAAATAAAAGTCCTACTACCATTATGCTCACCTCCTGTTCAACTTATTTTTGAAAATATATTTTTTCTGATTAACATGCTGAAATTCCGATTAACGTGAAGAATGGGACTGCGAAGAACCCAAGGATTGCTGCTGTAAACATTTGAACACCTCCTGCCTGTTTTAAATAATAATTAACGATAATAAGTGCTCCTGAAACATAAAATAGCACTAAGCATCATCTGTCACCTTATTTAATTTGCTGTCTATTTACTCATTAACATGCCGAAACTCCTACTAGTGCAAGAAATGGAATAAACGCCATACCTACTAATGTCAGTACCATCATCATAATCACCTCCTTAAAATCATAATTAAAATTGTGTCTTCACTGTATTACCAGTGAAGATATCATCGTTATTTTTTCAATATTGCAATTATTCAGGCTTCGAAAAACACCTTATAATTTTCAAGTGATTTTCCTTTTTACGCGTTGACCTTAATTTTAATAACCCCTTGTTTAAACAGTGATTTCTTATCATAAATTCACTTTTAGTGTCATTTATGAACCAAAAAAATATCATCAATAAAGACAGTCAATTAATATAGCTTAAAATCACACCTTTAATCAATACAATAAAAAAGAGAATTTCCAATCAATAATCGAAAATAAATCCTCTATTTTATGAGGGAATGTTCACTGATTTCAGATGTTCTTTCTGGTTTAATTACTAATTTTTGTCGCATTTCAACTTTAAGGCTGTTTTCATTTTATTGCTAAAAAGTCACTTTCAACTTATTAACATGTTGAAACGCCAACTAAAGCAAGAAACGGAATAAACGCCATACCTACTAACGTCAGTACCATCATTGATATCACCTCCTTAAAATTTTTGGAGAATATAGCTATTTACTATTCCTGTCAGATAAAACATTATGATAGCTTATTTGAATGTAAAAGAAACTTAACTGTGATTATTTGGAAGCTCTCTTTTGTCACTCGCTATCCTAGTTTTATAATACCTTGTTAATAATGTGATT comes from Brochothrix thermosphacta DSM 20171 = FSL F6-1036 and encodes:
- a CDS encoding LemA family protein produces the protein MKSWMKIGIIIVAILAVVAIPVVSTYNSLVTVQNDVEEQWANVDSKLQRRFDLIPNLVNSVKGSMKQEKEVFGQIAEARTQYGSAKSTNEKVEASNQLDSALSRLLVVTENYPDLKSNENVTKLMDELAGTENRISVERDRYNKVVKDYNAKTKRFPGSIVAGMFGFEKMKFFEATAGADKAPTVDLD
- a CDS encoding GNAT family N-acetyltransferase; this translates as MITTERLFLREMTTKDFTDLCLILQDDKVMTAYEGAFNDTEVSDWLAKQQRNYRDHGIGLWAVILKENGRFIGQCGLTWQEVEGEHLLEVGYLFNADYWHQGFATEAAIACKKYAFKRLGADKVFSIIRDTNRASQAVALRNQMTPIKTIIKHYRQIDMPHTVYCVEKGGQ
- a CDS encoding TPM domain-containing protein; this translates as MRKLNHPLFLVSILLIMLTSFVTLPVVHAAVKYPEPTKAFYVSDEAGILTTDTTKYMIDVNKNYESTKEKPQIVVATVDSLQGQEINDYAVKLFEKWKIGNKATDNGVLILFSKGDRNIHIEVGYGLEGALTDSGTGAILDNNMAALKSDDFDKALKGIFTEVAVKVNKEYEFNNDTIFAGYDVDTSVSEDNSSGFGGGIGIAILLIVILLALFSGRGGKGGSGGGNNVGTILWILSLLSNNNRGGGSGGGFGGGSGGGFGGGGSFGGGGSSGGGGSSRKF
- a CDS encoding exonuclease SbcCD subunit D, with product MKIVHTADWHLGKIVSGQSLTEDQAYQLQQLVELLKDEAADVLMIAGDLYDRAIPPLEAVELLNETLATINLELKIPIVAISGNHDSSNRLNFGSSWYQKNGFYLTTQISQIFKPVTIGDVQFWLIPFFENLEAAAYFEDSTIRTQEAAMRRIIEQIEPLMDRSKRQIAMAHLFVTGAEPSESERPLAMGGVDAVSAKLFKAFDYTALGHLHRPHALGKITTDTLPQGTVSYSGSLLKYSFSEVKDQKSVRIITVPQKGELQMREVPLHPQRDMRLVKAEMAALLAEPTAFGPVDDYLQITLTDVGDVYEPMRRLKEVFPHLLHLERAAQTAIHQQGQQFKDLKQADILTLFSQFFETVEQQPLTDVDREFMQNVIDESRRGE
- a CDS encoding lysophospholipid acyltransferase family protein, whose protein sequence is MFYNFARSIIAFCLLVINGRYTVQNRDKVIPTPFVLVSPHTSWLEILYLGVTIKPIKIHFMAKEELFHNKLFGKVLRGLKAFPVNRTNPGPSALKVPVKLLKDGNVLGIFPSGTRKNTHNQLKRGAVTIAKMAKVPIVPAYYDGPQNVKDWFKRHKVTIRYGEPIYMDDAKTKEALEEKSLLLVAAFEKLRLEVEASKKQK